One stretch of Cryptosporidium parvum Iowa II chromosome 3, whole genome shotgun sequence DNA includes these proteins:
- a CDS encoding hypothetical protein (within N-terminal region, similar to snurportin, m3G-cap-specific nuclear import receptor): MNSSYNSYYKLNHGFIKEKHSDMSSIDKKLRGMLEKLRTERRQKFLKFQRTEDKEYFKPKGKSEKVHSKFIKDWKLSKVWSKELIEYTWLSKLSEGYKSIQENPQDWLLLPICTGSRSMLIQGNGYCELRNQDGWRIFTVKNVPFAHTGLTIIDGIYNQDQNTFYCNDLIVWNNLNICISTTECRLHFLSSRIEESGVTNRTAESMDVSMVLDSNLKLIPNIRIQLGKYFPLSKDSLLHIYGVNDRMHGPLSDFDCLVFVRKDSVYDVEQDYEDAYPECKEYCTASQKNWFIWRDKQNKSFKDCRDKEMDDNTTFKLNINEKNELYTKDKVLIGKVRCSGTLTENLSLDNDQKILLNEFGIVFVKVKFETENILNLLNIISSRCLNSICGNNYSKSENIFELSNVSIQDKFSCKLDSSDYIFFKCIEFITETKYSSCMIPNESNLNLNVESLLNSIS; encoded by the coding sequence ATGAATTCTAGTTATAATAGCTACTACAAACTCAATCATGGGTTTATAAAGGAAAAACATTCTGATATGTCCTCTATAGATAAGAAGCTTAGGGGAATGCTGGAGAAGCTAAGAACGGAAAGGCGACAAAAGTTTCTCAAATTTCAGAGGACAGAAGACAAAGAGTATTTTAAACCCAAAGGCAAAAGTGAAAAAGTTCACTCAAAGTTTATCAAAGATTGGAAGCTTTCAAAAGTTTGGTCTAAAGAGCTAATAGAGTATACATGGTTGTCTAAACTTTCCGAAGGGTACAAAAGCATACAGGAAAACCCTCAAGATTGGCTTTTACTTCCAATTTGTACAGGAAGTAGGAGCATGTTAATTCAAGGAAATGGATATTGTGAACTGAGAAACCAAGATGGATGGAGAATTTTTACCGTAAAGAATGTCCCATTTGCTCATACTGGATTGACTATCATTGATGGAATATATAATCAAGATCAGAATACCTTTTATTGCAATGATTTGATCGTTTGGaacaatttgaatatatgtATTTCTACAACCGAATGTAGATTGCATTTCTTATCTTCAAGGATTGAGGAATCAGGAGTCACTAATAGAACTGCGGAAAGCATGGATGTTTCCATGGTATTGGACTCGAATCTTAAActtattccaaatattagAATACAGTTaggaaaatattttccttTGTCTAAAGATAGTTTGTTACATATTTACGGAGTTAATGACAGAATGCATGGCCCTTTATCAGATTTTGATTGTTTGGTGTTCGTAAGAAAAGATTCTGTGTATGATGTCGAACAAGATTACGAAGATGCGTATCCCGAATGCAAAGAGTATTGCACTGCTTCTCAGAAAAACTGGTTTATATGGAGGGATAAACAGAATAAGTCATTTAAAGATTGCAGAGACAAAGAAATGGATGATAATACTACCTTcaaattgaatataaatgaaaaaaatgaattatataCTAAGGACAAAGTTTTAATTGGAAAAGTAAGATGTTCCGGAACGCTTACAGAAAATCTATCTCTAGATAATGACCAGAAAATACTATTGAATGAATTTGGAATTGTCTTCGTCAAAGTCAAGTTTGAAACAGAAAATATACTTAATCTTTTGAATATCATATCATCCAGATGTCTTAATAGCATTTGTGGCAATAACTACAGCAAATCtgagaatatttttgaattatcgAATGTCAGCATTCAGGACAAATTTTCCTGTAAGCTAGACAGCTCTGACtatatattctttaaatgtATTGAATTTATCACAGAAACCAAATACAGTAGTTGCATGATACCAAACGAGTCTAATTTGAACCTGAATGTTGAGTCTCTATTGAACTCCATTTCTTAA
- a CDS encoding possible PRP38 pre-mRNA splicing factor family member, with protein MRNEQNSHHKLFSVSSILRDRVFSSIYWKGECFALDSETILDKAVLLDYIGTTYGGDRKATPFLCLLVKLLQIRPSTEIVLEYINNPRFKYLTALGIVYLRLTESSIVIHKSIEHLYQDYRRIRIRNLDGSFDIIHLDELVEICLCEKKFLDLDFPYIHKRAVLVKQGHLKFPRKSMLEYVPSNSGGSSPISKTENESNIKRRKSFSRSPSVSSIEGNNTQNPGKEKARKTSIYSSKNELSLSVEQWNVYRKKLGLKPLQE; from the coding sequence ATGAGAAATGAGCAAAACAGCCACCATAAGTTGTTTTCAGTTAGTTCAATCCTTAGAGATCGTGTGTTCTCAAGCATTTATTGGAAAGGAGAATGTTTTGCCTTAGACAGTGAAACAATTCTGGATAAGGCTGTTTTGTTGGATTATATTGGAACGACTTATGGTGGTGATAGAAAGGCAACTCCATTTCTATGCTTATTAGTAAAGCTTTTGCAAATTAGGCCTAGTACAGAAATCGTCTTAGAGTATATTAACAACCCAAGGTTCAAATATTTGACTGCATTGGGAATAGTGTATCTTAGACTCACTGAATCTTCTATTGTTATACACAAGTCTATTGAGCATTTGTACCAAGACTATAGAAGGATTCGGATTCGAAATTTGGATGGATCTTTTGATATTATACACTTAGATGAGCTAGTTGAAATTTGTCTCTGCGAAAAAAAGTTCCTAGATTTGGACTTTCCTTATATTCATAAAAGAGCAGTCTTGGTAAAGCAAGGTCATTTGAAGTTTCCAAGAAAATCAATGCTTGAATATGTCCCTTCTAACAGTGGGGGTTCTTCCCCAATTTCCAAAACAGAAAATGAATCTAATATAAAGCGAAGAAAATCATTCTCAAGATCTCCCTCTGTATCATCTATAGAAGGTAATAATACTCAAAATCCAGGAAAGGAAAAAGCCAGAAAAACTTCTATCTATTCTTCCAAAAATGAGTTAAGCTTATCTGTTGAACAGTGGAATGTTTATAGAAAGAAACTAGGCCTTAAGCCACTACAAGAGTAG
- a CDS encoding hypothetical protein (similar to translationally controlled tumor protein; transcripts identified by EST), protein MKVYKCIFTGDEVMSDSYKQTSPFGKAEFDDIAFEVQSKRVQKSAEDFGIAHNTEEGEAEVVDADVETVNDIIDAFKLESTPFTKKEYMTYIKAYLARIKEAMEKSNPDRVETFMKNAQTFVKYLLERFDDLEFYLGPSLDCEGIIIYGYYEDGDLAPRFIYFKDALNEERY, encoded by the coding sequence ATGAAGGTCTACAAATGCATTTTCACAGGAGACGAGGTCATGTCTGACTCTTACAAGCAAACCTCTCCATTTGGAAAGGCTGAGTTTGACGACATTGCATTTGAGGTACAAAGTAAGAGAGTCCAAAAGTCTGCTGAAGATTTTGGAATTGCCCATAATACCGAGGAGGGAGAAGCTGAGGTCGTTGATGCCGATGTTGAAACCGTAAATGACATCATTGACGCCTTCAAATTAGAGTCAACTCCATTCACTAAGAAGGAGTATATGACTTACATCAAAGCTTACTTGGCAAGAATCAAAGAAGCTATGGAAAAATCAAACCCTGATAGAGTCGAGACCTTCATGAAGAATGCTCAGACTTTTGTTAAGTACTTATTGGAGAGATTCGATGACTTGGAGTTTTACTTGGGCCCATCTCTTGATTGCGAAGGAATCATTATCTACGGTTATTATGAAGATGGAGATCTTGCCCCCAGATTTATCTATTTCAAGGATGCTTTGAATGAGGAAAGATACTAA
- a CDS encoding BIS(5'-nucleosyl)-tetraphosphatase (diadenosine tetraphosphatase), whose translation KTLFRETLEETGIGPQQIKLYNNFVKEIQYEAWNKKKTVFYYLGECMNDTKIVISHEHSEYKWANISQVRQLVEFESLIQIFNDAFERIVMEKKL comes from the exons AAAACACTCTTTAGAGAAACTCTAGAAGAAACAGGGATAGGCCCACAGCAAATTAAGCTTTACAATAACTTTGTAAAA GAAATACAATATGAAGCCTggaataagaaaaaaacagTGTTTTACTATTTAGGAGAATGCATGAATGATACAAAAATAGTTATATCACATGAGCACAGTGAATATAAATGGGCAAATATTAGCCAAGTAAGACAACTAGTAGAATTTGAATCactaattcaaatatttaatgatgCATTTGAAAGGATAGTGATGGAGAAGAAGCTTTAA
- a CDS encoding hypothetical protein (transcripts identified by EST), with the protein MTSCSEKIKASESGTKVSAASHESLAKDEVFQAQIKSIDQAKSSLLELDPEIVENSTNQTENGSGSVVITPTGVSKTNSIDDITTCTTSSDISTPIELSLTAKRPRAETSFSDKLDSDTLEPTIKVQSLDPSIGIVSKSEAEIRSSFIQDHGPASTVVSSPTPCNSIVFKCIDTSESGVDINNRTESNSTEVIPTSEASKSTTASASPLNQSQSCKDELNSGICMGAKQPAFLSSKQLFDELVQLAAVSPTTGASGIALLNPQQLASLDNGVLQQSLQNFGLLMGTGLGMPSLGATGNTTPIKVQSPSISASQLMVGSMGPSSAEDLQQSTSASTTASASTATSSAASPLTSPINLSSASATHGSAGQIPGMVAQNQFISQLMANPLFQSQAIASQSSQNLNRMVSAAFGAGSPQTTPASNTFGWPSGGSTTPQGFCPTGTQPGMANFAALLAAANSQLHGHNAFPVSFPTPVNRSISNGSNPILMPMQSATPSDGSAFEGAQTSTTASTASPSEASTYPSIGQQNDPLLRLGAGLPHNSSGTPCIPPFWNTNPALLASAASLIGSGDISQTMALLNVNPLGLQPFVQAQTPQQANTHNSNSEEEGANRAQQNCLSLLASLQQPSFDFSSLSTSSPATLAALASAATAATNAQLSSAAQTQPDAENHASKPVAKASGSGRASHGSGSRALNASSSVTAAAAALDHLDVDWDSVGLREAELAAMEICKTASTLFDTTDGTTPVPSSPAAVGEAVLTAAQLTISARAMLKFVKGLTPTQLGINWHACTQRFCVTYTTRDEQNPRSWTLGAYSNGKLHYKYFGPRSWTVMGLKEALRKAFKARTSLLLGQGIIEEPEDTGLSKEELTYHARQLLQQLRDSLGVKKGNVHKGLYISWHPKTRRFVVALKSCESGKTIYKYFSPKERSIKGIKTALLDAHQMVVAACQ; encoded by the coding sequence ATGACGTCTTGTTCGGAAAAAATTAAGGCCTCTGAATCTGGCACCAAGGTTTCAGCTGCTAGCCATGAATCCCTAGCTAAGGATGAGGTATTTCAAGCTCAGATAAAATCAATTGACCAGGCAAAGAGTTCTCTATTAGAACTTGACCCAGAGATTGTAGAGAATTCTACAAACCAGACCGAAAATGGGTCAGGTAGCGTAGTTATTACACCAACAGGAGTCAGCAAAACCAACTCCATTGATGATATCACAACTTGTACAACAAGTAGTGACATTTCAACCCCTATTGAGCTCAGTCTGACGGCAAAGAGACCGAGAGCCGAGACGTCTTTCTCTGATAAGCTCGATTCCGATACTTTGGAACCAACAATAAAGGTGCAGAGTCTAGATCCTTCAATTGGAATTGTATCCAAAAGCGAAGCCGAAATCCGGAGCTCATTTATTCAGGATCATGGCCCAGCTTCTACTGTGGTATCATCTCCAACTCCTTGCAACAGTATTGTGTTTAAGTGTATTGATACCTCAGAAAGCGGAGTTGATATCAATAATCGCACAGAGTCAAACTCTACAGAGGTAATTCCCACATCAGAAGCGTCGAAGTCTACTACTGCATCTGCATCGCCCTTGAACCAAAGCCAGAGTTGTAAAGATGAATTGAATTCTGGTATTTGCATGGGAGCCAAACAGCCCGCCTTTCTATCTTCTAAGCAACTCTTTGATGAGCTAGTTCAACTAGCTGCAGTTTCGCCAACTACAGGAGCTAGTGGCATTGCTTTGCTGAATCCACAGCAGCTCGCATCCTTAGATAATGGAGTTCTCCAACAATCCTTGCAAAATTTTGGTTTGTTAATGGGCACAGGTCTGGGAATGCCATCATTGGGAGCAACAGGAAACACTACCCCAATTAAGGTACAGTCCCCGTCAATTTCTGCAAGCCAGCTTATGGTGGGATCAATGGGGCCATCTTCAGCGGAAGATTTACAACAATCAACATCTGCAAGCACTACAGCCTCTGCCTCAACCGCTACATCATCGGCAGCCTCTCCACTAACTTCTCCAATCAATCTTTCATCTGCGTCTGCAACACATGGTTCCGCTGGTCAAATTCCAGGGATGGTTGCTCAAAATCAGTTCATCTCCCAACTAATGGCAAACCCGCTTTTCCAATCTCAGGCGATAGCCAGCCAAAGCTCccaaaatttgaataggATGGTTTCAGCAGCCTTTGGAGCCGGATCTCCACAAACTACTCCCGCCTCTAACACATTCGGCTGGCCATCAGGAGGTTCAACTACTCCCCAAGGGTTTTGCCCAACTGGTACCCAACCAGGAATGGCAAATTTTGCTGCTCTTCTTGCTGCAGCAAATTCTCAGTTGCACGGTCACAACGCGTTTCCTGTGTCATTTCCCACACCAGTAAATAGAAGTATTAGTAACGGGTCGAATCCAATTCTAATGCCCATGCAATCTGCAACTCCCTCTGATGGATCTGCTTTCGAAGGAGCCCAGACATCCACCACTGCAAGCACTGCGTCTCCCAGCGAGGCCAGTACATACCCTTCTATAGGCCAGCAAAATGATCCCTTACTAAGGCTGGGCGCAGGACTTCCCCACAACTCATCTGGAACTCCCTGTATTCCGCCATTCTGGAACACAAACCCTGCCTTGCTAGCATCTGCTGCTTCCTTAATAGGCTCTGGAGATATATCCCAAACCATGGCGTTATTAAATGTTAATCCCTTAGGTTTACAACCTTTTGTCCAGGCGCAAACCCCACAGCAAGCCAATACTCACAACTCAAATTCTGAAGAGGAAGGTGCCAACAGAGCCCAACAAAACTGCCTTTCTCTCTTGGCATCTTTGCAGCAACCCAGCTTTGACTTCTCTTCACTTTCTACTTCAAGCCCAGCAACTCTTGCCGCTCTAGCCAGTGCCGCAACCGCTGCAACTAATGCACAACTTTCTTCCGCTGCCCAGACACAACCAGATGCTGAAAACCATGCTTCCAAGCCCGTAGCTAAGGCTTCTGGTAGTGGGAGGGCTTCCCATGGATCAGGCTCCAGAGCCTTGAATGCGAGCTCTTCAGTTACAGCGGCTGCTGCTGCTCTTGACCATCTAGATGTAGACTGGGATAGTGTTGGACTTAGAGAGGCAGAACTAGCTGCAATGGAAATTTGCAAGACTGCAAGCACTCTTTTCGACACCACTGATGGGACCACCCCAGTCCCTAGCTCCCCAGCTGCTGTAGGAGAAGCAGTGTTAACTGCAGCACAGCTCACTATCTCCGCTAGGGCAATGCTAAAATTTGTGAAAGGTCTGACGCCCACACAACTTGGCATCAATTGGCACGCATGCACTCAAAGATTTTGCGTAACTTACACAACTAGGGATGAACAGAATCCCCGAAGTTGGACTTTAGGTGCATACTCAAACGGAAAACTACATTACAAGTACTTTGGGCCAAGATCCTGGACAGTTATGGGTCTAAAAGAGGCCTTAAGAAAAGCCTTCAAGGCTAGAACTTCTCTGCTTCTCGGGCAGGGAATTATTGAAGAGCCAGAGGATACAGGGTTAAGCAAGGAGGAGTTAACATACCACGCAAGGCAATTACTACAACAACTCAGGGACTCACTCGGAGTCAAGAAGGGTAATGTTCACAAGGGCCTCTACATTTCTTGGCACCCCAAAACAAGGAGATTTGTTGTTGCTTTAAAATCATGTGAAAGTGGTAAAACTATCTACAAGTACTTTTCTCCAAAGGAGAGGTCAATAAAGGGGATAAAAACTGCTCTTCTTGATGCACACCAAATGGTTGTAGCTGCTTGCCAATaa